A portion of the Armatimonadia bacterium genome contains these proteins:
- a CDS encoding GNAT family N-acetyltransferase — protein sequence MPQTSTRLARLEDLPVLAVFEREVARANFPQAPLEDLTYHTEKLKRAFAREPEGMVVLVDAEGGDIVAWLWLSTRKTLATGERYGVIKSLYVRPSQRRLGLGTLLAQYAVRHFAQREIERIVATVHSSNLAGARTLAKAGFESCHVTYERSGVAGEEAL from the coding sequence ATGCCCCAGACAAGCACTCGTCTTGCGCGGCTTGAGGACCTGCCGGTTCTCGCGGTGTTCGAGCGTGAGGTAGCCCGGGCCAACTTCCCGCAGGCGCCGCTTGAGGACCTAACGTACCACACCGAGAAGCTGAAGCGTGCCTTCGCTCGGGAGCCCGAGGGAATGGTGGTGCTGGTGGATGCCGAGGGAGGGGACATCGTTGCCTGGCTGTGGCTCAGCACCCGCAAGACGCTCGCAACCGGGGAACGCTACGGCGTGATCAAGAGCCTGTATGTGCGTCCCTCGCAGCGGCGTCTCGGACTTGGCACTCTCCTGGCCCAGTACGCTGTGAGGCACTTCGCGCAGCGGGAGATTGAACGCATCGTGGCGACAGTCCACAGCAGCAACCTGGCCGGTGCGCGGACTCTGGCCAAGGCTGGATTCGAGAGCTGCCACGTGACTTACGAGCGATCCGGCGTGGCTGGTGAGGAGGCGTTGTGA